From the genome of Halobellus litoreus, one region includes:
- a CDS encoding potassium channel family protein translates to MTFIIVGYGRVGARTARILHEEGYPVVVVDNNPDKADRAREAGFEVVEGDGSNESVLKRAGVENAVALGGLTGDPNVNFAACMIGKDHGCRVAMRISEDYREEIYDRYEEDVDEVIYPERLGAAGAKTALLGGSFNAIGELTEQLRLTTVTVPEGAPVVGRKVNDIDLGDFGRIYAHGRKREAMTIPLPGTVVEAGDQLALVVDDEDDGLERTRATLLGE, encoded by the coding sequence ATGACGTTCATCATCGTCGGGTACGGTCGGGTCGGTGCACGGACGGCCCGGATTCTCCACGAGGAGGGGTACCCGGTCGTGGTCGTCGACAACAACCCCGACAAGGCCGACCGCGCCCGCGAGGCCGGGTTCGAGGTCGTCGAGGGAGACGGGAGCAACGAGTCGGTACTGAAGCGCGCGGGCGTCGAGAACGCCGTCGCGCTCGGCGGCCTCACCGGCGATCCGAACGTGAACTTCGCCGCCTGTATGATCGGCAAAGATCACGGTTGTCGGGTGGCGATGCGGATCAGCGAGGACTACAGAGAGGAGATCTACGACCGCTACGAAGAGGACGTCGACGAGGTGATTTACCCCGAGCGCCTCGGCGCGGCGGGGGCGAAGACGGCCTTGCTCGGCGGGAGTTTCAACGCGATCGGCGAACTGACCGAACAGCTACGACTGACGACGGTGACGGTCCCCGAGGGCGCGCCGGTGGTGGGCCGGAAAGTCAACGACATCGACCTCGGCGACTTCGGCCGCATCTACGCCCACGGTCGAAAGCGCGAGGCGATGACGATTCCCCTGCCGGGCACCGTCGTCGAGGCCGGCGACCAGCTCGCGCTCGTGGTCGACGACGAGGACGACGGACTCGAACGGACGCGGGCGACGCTCCTCGGCGAATAG
- a CDS encoding DUF6691 family protein, giving the protein MSDGRHPLFIPLILVGGVIFGFGLGFSHMARPEVVIDFLLFEDLGLPFVMFGAAIVSGIAFAVLPRIRDSAPLTGNRYERRLKPFDRNVLIGGAIFGVGWGLSGICPGAAYASLGVGNVTILWALAGMFVGAYLQGAWRS; this is encoded by the coding sequence ATGAGCGACGGACGACATCCGCTGTTCATCCCGCTGATCCTCGTCGGCGGCGTGATATTCGGCTTCGGACTCGGATTCAGCCATATGGCGCGGCCGGAGGTCGTGATCGACTTCCTCCTGTTCGAAGACCTCGGACTCCCGTTCGTGATGTTCGGTGCGGCGATCGTTTCGGGAATCGCCTTCGCGGTCCTCCCTCGGATCCGGGACAGCGCGCCGCTGACCGGGAACCGGTACGAACGGCGGCTGAAGCCGTTCGACAGGAACGTGCTGATCGGCGGTGCGATATTCGGGGTCGGCTGGGGGCTGTCGGGCATCTGTCCGGGTGCGGCCTACGCCAGCCTGGGCGTCGGCAACGTCACGATCCTGTGGGCGCTCGCCGGGATGTTCGTCGGCGCGTACCTGCAGGGCGCCTGGCGGAGTTGA
- a CDS encoding YeeE/YedE family protein, producing the protein MVTDPLPLQLAAELFPNGISRYAVGGLLVGLGVAVIYIGTGIPAGASTFLESTLSYVSERSRFQKYVSSRNWRVVFTLGIILGATAFAATVQSGVITTSLYEPGTTGELYEFAGVTFWTTAVQPWRLFFGGILVGIGTRIGKGCTSGHGVCGVGSASKTSLVGVATFLLVAIVTAQVVAALGVSP; encoded by the coding sequence ATGGTAACAGATCCACTTCCACTGCAGTTGGCCGCCGAACTGTTCCCCAACGGGATCAGTCGCTACGCCGTCGGGGGCCTCCTCGTCGGACTCGGGGTGGCCGTCATCTACATCGGGACCGGCATCCCGGCCGGCGCGAGCACGTTCCTCGAGTCGACGCTGTCGTACGTTTCCGAGCGGTCGCGCTTCCAGAAGTACGTCTCCTCGCGGAACTGGCGCGTCGTCTTCACGCTCGGTATCATCCTCGGCGCGACGGCGTTCGCCGCGACGGTGCAGTCCGGCGTCATCACGACGTCGCTGTACGAACCGGGAACGACCGGCGAACTGTACGAGTTCGCCGGCGTGACGTTCTGGACGACCGCCGTCCAGCCCTGGCGGCTGTTCTTCGGCGGCATCCTGGTCGGTATCGGAACCCGGATCGGGAAGGGCTGTACGTCGGGCCACGGCGTCTGCGGCGTCGGCTCGGCGTCGAAGACCTCGCTCGTCGGCGTGGCGACCTTCCTGCTCGTCGCCATCGTGACCGCGCAGGTCGTCGCCGCGCTGGGGGTGAGCCCATGA